The Vicia villosa cultivar HV-30 ecotype Madison, WI unplaced genomic scaffold, Vvil1.0 ctg.000206F_1_1_1, whole genome shotgun sequence region tgccacaggcatagggtattcatctttaggggttgctGCATTTAAATcacgaaaatatatatatacccttaaagaaccattcttttcaATCATCTCAATTCTCCTCCATTCATCTACTTCAATCTTCGCCAATCTTCCACAATCATACATTCATCGTCACCTTCAAATTTGCAGAAGAAGAGAGTTTATAACCGAATTGGTAACAGAAAATTAGAAAAAAGTTATAacagaattgaaagaaactcTCACCATTCACCAATTCTTCAATCTCTCTACACTCCACGATTCATTCATCATCCCTCAATTTCCATAGTTTCAACGTCGCGGAGTTCTTCGCGATATCAATTCTCaaatcttcatcttcaccatAAGCTTCATCATTAATCTTCACTCGCAATCAACAGAAAGAGCATAATCACTCAGAAattcatcttcaatcttcatcgaTCTGAAATCCAAATCCGCAACTTCACACCGTCTTTGCGTCACAACAACATCCACCATCGGTATCTCCTTCAACAACAACTTCGTTTATTAATCATCATCTTTGCAACTCTCCTTCAATCTTCATAATCCATCACCGAATTGCACACGAACAATATTGCAACAATCTCGCACGTGTTCTTAACAATCTGCAATCGACAAGAACAATAACATCATATCAAGATTCAGAAATGAGCAAAAACAAGAAGAAAGATCGAGCGGAGACGAGAAGAGATAGTCGAGCGAAGAGGAGATTAGTTGAGAGATGAGCAAAGAGTTTGGCACCGGTAGCTTCATCGAGAGAGATGAGACTGATATTTGAGAGCGAGAGAGGAGAGTGTACGGAGGCCGTTTGTCCTTTCACGTAGCATAGATCGGAGATACGGAGTGACCTCCGGCCGCCGTCGAGAGTTCGTGAGAAGGGAGAAGGAGTTACTCAGAAATCTCAAGGGTCACATGTACTTAACCTAATCCCTTTCTTATTTTCTTGTTATTATAATTAGGTGGTTTAAATGTCAATTATGtgattaattgtttttaattagaGTCGGTTAACGTGAGGATCTGATGAAAAACAATGAATAATATGAATCATGAATCACTCTATTGGGCCATCACCGAAATCGCTGATTTTCACCCATCTGGCCCGACATCACCATTTTTGGTAGCTCAAAAAATATGTACGAAAAACATCTTGGGCTATTCTGCTGGGCCATCTGCCCTGCTGTTGAACCACACCAATTTTCAAGCTTTCACCCCCTGTTCCCATATTTTCCTTgttagaattcccttaacactaaaaactcataaaaatattagtacatttttaggttaatttttgaattgcttcttttatttctttcataccatttccatgttattttcgtgtaattgttgtgtgattttgttgtttagatttttTGCCATATTTTGGGTCTATTTTGTTGATATCATTTGTATGCTCCCTTAGGATAGAATCGGTTCCATTAACATGATCACTTTAGGTAGATATTCCTTTGTACAACAATAATTAGGTTAGTATATTATGTTAGTCCCCTTttattcatttctttttctttttcgactttaaaacacttaatcaatAAAGAGGAGAATCACATTTTATTTACCAAAGTGGAATAGAAGTGAGTGGGTGTATTCCCTGCTCTACTTCGACGCCACTTATACACTCTTATGTGTTTCAACTCGCAAAtaaatttcctttaaaaaatacccaaccaaaaacacttaaaataactAATAAAGGTTCAAAAGTAAAACAAAGTAGAAAGATGATGAGTGACCCCGTAGTGGGGATTGTTCATCATTCCTCTacaattaaaaaaacacaaaccaaggtTTCTTTTcttctaagaacaagttaagtccattccatacttaggcgtgtaagtctccaaaggtcgagcatcgtggattgtgaccttaacctctgttcacctaaaaaacacacaaaacaaaatggatatttttgagccgaactatggtagctctgattcctggtaagggatgcgtaggcattgggtcgcggggcctaagtgagcacaattgtaaataattctttcttttccccgtatttcttttgcatgaatTCGCTTTTAGGCTTAGACATAGactacaccctttagatagaaacaaacataggtggataccatcgagtacgatgggcgtgaggggtgctagcaccttccccttgcgtaaccgactcccgtaccttgttCTCTGGTCGTAAGCTCTTGTTcttattcgagttaggtttcctgatattcctttccctcgatgggataaatatattagtggcgactttgatctatttttcgcggtagcgacaggcgCGTCCTCTCCCAGACCAGGCAAGAGGCGATATTTTCGCTATATGCGTCGACCGCTACAGGCTGTGCGTCGACGCATTTGGTCAATGTATTGACTCCTAGTATACGTCGACTGTTTGAGTCGGCGTGGTCTCTCCCGACGGTGGTGGAATCAATTTTCACATAGCCATGCGTCGACACTAGTGAGTCATGCGTCAACACATACTGGAAATTTGTTACTTCCAGTTTTGAGCCGACCATTGGGTCGGCGTGAGCTATCCCGAAGTTGATCCAAGGCAGATTTGTGTTGTATGAGTCGACACATCCAGTGTTTACTTGCAAAATCACTTATTTCTTGAGTGGTGCCCTGACTACCCATCTTGACACTGCAATGAGAGGATTTTGACATCATTAAAATACAGGTGGAAGTGTTTGCCCTCGCACAATTCTCTTATAATACTTACTAAAAATAGTGGTagttacaacacattaattttagCCATTCCTTTTGTGAATCATTTTGGTTTCAAACAAtttataattgttatatattctTTTAACATTTCCATTAAATAATAAATCCTATCAATTTCAAAGAGAAAAATTGATAAATATATTTTGCTACGTTGACACTCAATTTGCCTACACTGTAGTATTTTTTCAAATCATTTACACATTAGCGCAAAACccaaagcaaaaagaaaattATTAGAAAACATATGTacatcaaattatatatatatatatatatatatatatatatatatatatatatatatatatatatatatatatatatatatatatatatatatatatatatagaggagggttatattgactccaagagtaagttataataacttactccacatcttgaccattaattcttttcaatctaatcgttaaaaataataaggaatagttttctctttccacatttaatgacttattatttttaaccgttagattgaaaagaataaatggttaagatgtggagtaagttataataacttactcttggagtaaatataaccctcctctatatatatatatatatatatatatatatatatatatatatatatatatatatatatatatatatatatatatatatatatatatatatatatatatatatatatatatatatatatatatatatattgttggtGTTACTTTTTGGTGTCATTCTAGCATTTTGatatataaattttttcaatCTAAAAATTGTCTTGAACAATAATAAATGCACGCGGAGATAGCTATTAAGGTTTGAGACTTTTCTAGCAAAAATATAATATCTGTAGAATTGTTCTTTACGTTCGAAACAAATCAATCGTGCCATTATTTTTTTGTTGACGTAACTAAATACTGATAGTTGAAGATTCTACTCTGGAAGCTTATATAATGGGAAGAAGCAGAGtgcaattttcatcaaatatCAAAATGGCTATTACTCGTCTTGCTCTATTCCTTAGTTTTGCATTCCTCTTCTAtggtaaatatatttttttacataaGTTTTTATGATGATAAATTCTTGTAAATAGTTTTTATGTTAAATTTTCTATAATATGTGCATGATTTTGTATACAGTGGTTGGAGGAGCCAAGGTGACATTTACCAATAAATGTGGATACACTGTATGGCCAGGAACACTTACTGGAGGCCAAAAGCCTCAACTTTCAACAACTGGTTTTGTGTTGGGATCTCAAGCAACCAACGCAGTTGACCTTCCTTCTCCATGGTCAGGTCGGTTTTGGGCCCGAACCGGATGCTCAAACAACAATGGAAAGTTCAGTTGCGACACAGCCGATTGTGCCTCCGGTCAAGTCGAGTGCAACGGGGCTGGCGCAATTCCACCCGCAACATTGGTTGAAATTACAGTAGCATCAAATGGAGGACAAGATTTCTACGATGTGAGCAACATCGACGGGTTCAACGTGCCGATGTCCGTAACTCCACAAGGAGGAAGTGATGACTGCGAAACTTCAAGCTGTCATGCAAATATCAACGCTGTGTGTCCTGATGAGCTTCAAGTGAAAGGCTCAGATGGAAGTGTGATTGCTTGTCAGAGTGCTTGCTTGAAGTTTAATACAGATGAATATTGTTGTCGTGGAAGTCACAATACAGCGGCTACATGCCCACCTTCAAACTACGCTACAATTTTTAAGAATCAATGTCCTGATGCTTATAGTTATGCTTACGATGATAAGACTGGCACTTTCACTTGCAATGGTGGACCTAGCTATGCTATCACCTTCTGTCCTTAATTCAAGGGCCAAAAGCCTCAACTTTCAACAACTGGTTTTGTGTTGGGATCTCAAGCAACCAACGCAGTTGACCTTCCTTCTCCATGGTCAGGTCGGTTTTGGGCCCGAACCGGATGCTCAAACAACAATGGAAAGTTCAGTTGCGACACAGCCGATTGTGCCTCCGGTCAAGTCGAGTGCAACGGGGCTGGCGCAATTCCACCCGCAACATTGGTTGAAATTACAGTAGCATCAAATGGAGGACAAGATTTCTACGATGTGAGCAACATCGACGGGTTCAACGTGCCGATGTCCGTAACTCCACAAGGAGGAAGTGATGACTGCGAAACTTCAAGCTGTCATGCAAATATCAACGCTGTGTGTCCTGATGAGCTTCAAGTGAAAGGCTCAGATGGAAGTGTGATTGCTTGTCAGAGTGCTTGCTTGAAGTTTAATACAGATGAATATTGTTGTCGTGGAAGTCACAATACAGCGGCTACATGCCCACCTTCAAACTACGCTACAATTTTTAAGAATCAATGTCCTGATGCTTATAGTTATGCTTACGATGATAAGACTGGAACTTTCACTTGCTTTGGTGGATCTAGCTTTACTATCACCTTATGTCCCTAATTTAACTGCCACCTTCGGAAAACAGTTACGTGgctgtttaaaataaaataggtggtTCGTTACAAACACACAAACATACACATGGGTAATATATATATGTAAACCTAAAATATCACGTATTTTCGGTTAATGTATTAACAGGTAAAGTAACCCTGCATTCGCACAGGTCTCGCAGTTTAGTTAAAAAATCATgaataaatatatagaaaaatatttgatatccttaaaaaaaataattgaatatatagaaaaataaaagatattaattaataaaagattAAATTTGTGTTAAAATtggaaaagttataaaaataataatattaacaaaattgaatagtaaaaataaaaagtaattaaaaaaataaaatttatattgttttagatTGAATAATACATCTAAGGAAACATTTAAGAAATGTAGAGGTTTCATTGAGAAATAATTTGTGTAAAAAATTTTTATGGATTATAACCCATAAAATGAATGGGATATTTATTGAAAGGCCCATATAACCCAAGTCCCAATAAGAACCAGACCAAACATGAAATCACTTTGTTTTGTTGCGAATTTTCTGTTTGTTAATTGTTGGTGAGTACGACAATGGAAGGAGGTGTTCAACAGTGTCATGGTCATTTTTTCGAAGGCCatgtttgtaacacccttctaaacccagcGGCAACTAAACAAaaatttcagagtaaacatgaaaacaagggtgccacaattcaataaaacaatttattatatCTCACTTGCCATGCTTCACTAATGAACAATCATTAATTTAGtaaaaaaatcatgtttctacacagcggaatattcatcatacgACTAAGCATCATCATCCATGCAATAccccacaaaattaatacaataataacagaatagagtatcatcatagactctaaactagcgttctcCAATGTTACACCtattagagcatgacacctgacgctaactaaacgaagactcatgagctaatcctcaccaagtcgaagccgctatccacaatctgaaaaatatagtgtgtTCTGGACTGGAccaaggttaggcccaatatAGTTTTCGGCCCAGtgaacctcagaggcccacgttcctccATGACGCTCCTACGCACCTAGGATGCCCACCTTAGACGTGCTCGGCTGCCCCATATCCCCGGAGCATATGGCACCCGGCATGCTCGGCACTAACACCCCCGCGAACACCTTCGTTgtcgaggaccctgctccgcgcagggctccttcatatccaaccctccAAACAACAcggattccacgtggctcctaaaagaccgcgtctcccttgaacttcggagcggttaacaaggacagagggcatgcacgcacctccgatatttccgctcaggaaacctggcagtctcctagttgggcttgggaatccaacccaatagcgagatcatggcccagcgctgggggctataaataccctctttaactagagggtcaggtattcacttctttctaacctttagctagtacttgcactcctttgctcgtcttcttactttggcatcggagtaccttgcaggtacacccccctcctccttcctagaagatccagtccgagcaagCTTTGCAAGTCGGTAATCCAAGAAATCTTACCCAGACCAAGAAATCTTACCCGGTATATAACTTCCTTACCAAGGAAGAACTACCCTCCGACGCGAAGGAAGCTTCAACTATCAAGagacgagcctgctcgtacacagtcatcgagaacaaactataccgacgaggcttctccatccctctccttaAATGTGTCGACACATCACAAGCATCTGAGATACTCCAAGAGCTCCACGAGGGGATCAAtggccagcatctcggcggccgatcactagcgaggaaagccctcagggCCGGCTACTATTGGCCAACCATGCAACAAGACGCCAAAGAGCATGTCCGTAAATGCGACAAATGTCAGCGTCATGCCGACATGCACTTGGCTCCCCCCAACGAACTCAAATCTTTATCatcaccttggcctttctccacctggggaatggacctcctcggaccattcccggtcggctcgtaccaaaataaatatctcgtggtcgccgtcgattacttcacgaaatggatagaagccgaggcgCTCGCCAAAATCACATCAGGCCATagtcaccgacaatggcacccagttcaccgaCAAAAAtttccaagagtttgtggccaagctcggcacgaagcagcacttcacctcagtcgagcaTCCTCAGACAAACGGACAAGccgaggcagccaaccgagtcatcctccgaggactaaagagaagactcggcgaagccaaaaaagcttgggtcgaagaactacatagTGTGCTTTGGGCATATAGGACAACCCCCCACTCGAGCACAGGCGAAACTCCCTTTAggctaacctacggcaccgaagccttgattcccgtggaaatccgagaaccttccCGGCGCACCGAGTCACCCCTCGAAGAGGAGCTCAACGACGAAGCTATGAGggaagagctcgacatggtcgaggagatccgcacaggatcttccctccgagaagcaaaattaaaacaacagataGCCCTCCGCTACAAcaccaaagttatcaagcgcgaTTTCGAAGTCGGCGCCCTGGTGCTCCGCAGAAATATGAAGGATTCGCGCGAGGGtaaactagccccaaactgggaaggcccgtaccgagtttacgatagaaccgagaacggcgcctactacctcgaggatctcctcggagtaaaacttgctcggccttggaacgctgaaaaactcaggcGTTATTACAGTTAGACCCAACCTAACGCCCCCGGACACCCGTATCCAACACGGGCGCTAGCCGGGCAGGGACCCGCGTCATCGGTATAGACGCGAGGactccacgacagcaacggtcgAATTTCCCCACAAAACGGGAGGACCGACCACACGGAagactctacacctagaccctccgtggaagtacctgcacggtagaaccccagctcgcgatgggatcgttcacgccgcgagaacTTGGCCCCAATCGCGGTCTCGTACTCGCTACCAGCGCACatctgctctgcgcacccggaccgtactcgacacgcccgggcaatcaatccAGGCCGAACATAGTCCATAAAAACcgataatatcacaagtataGAGGTAACTCTCCGGCATATCCGAGCATAAGTCATCAGTTACCTAAAACAAtcgaaaaatattctaagtatggAGAAAATACCTCGTCTTACAAGCACAACAGAAAAGTTATCAAGACACGAGCATACAACGATAACACCGAAGGTGCAGATAAACAGATATAAGCAAGCAAGattataaaacattaaaattgccgACCAAATTGGTCGACGATGTCCAAATGTTACAACCAAAATGCCGGGCGCGCAGGCCCCCAAAGTAATCCGGGCATTACCCAACAAAATAcaaaatggcacgcaggccgaagaAGACAGGCACGCAGGCCCAATGACACATTATCTACTCTTCACTCCCCGGAGACTCGGGCACTAACACGCCGTCCACTATCTTCGAAGAAAGCCCAATATTATCCTCCTTCAGGCCAGGATTCAGAAGTTTCAGCTGACGAACTGCACGGTCGAAGCCGACTTCGGCCATGTCAGCGAGGCTTATTTTCAGGCTATCTATCCTCTCCACGAACTCCGCCCTAGACTGCAGAGCAGCCACGTCCggcgactcgtcagccgagggagcccactCAAGCTGAAGGTCGGCAAGCTTTTTCTTCTCCGCCGCAATCTCCCCATTCTTCTGCTTCAGAACCGCATCGATCTTTTTCTTCAACTCCTTGCGGTCGGTCTCCAGGGTCCTCACCCTGTCCTCGGCAGCCTTCTTTGCCGCCTCCGCCTCCTTCAGGGCTTCGGACGAGCCCGAGCCACCATTGGCCAACATTTGGGCCATCCCCAAAACCCTCATCACGGCAGCACCGTCGCACGCCAGCTGTTTCTGAAGGGACAGAGGGTCCATCTCACCgatccgacgagcttcatccGGAGAGGTAACCAGGGGGAACTTCTCAAAATAACCTCCATCCTTGTAGCTAGGAGGCAATACAAAGCCACGCTCGGGACCTAGGCTCGACGGCTCATGGCGTCCCCCCTCGGTAGCACGAGATCTCTTGGAAGCCCTCTCGTCCTCCTTCATCCGAGGAGAACCTGCCGAGGCCGAGTTCTCTGCAGCACCGGTTccccgattcttcttcttctgattcctcTTTGCGTCCAGCGCCATCTTCAGGACAGTgtcctccttctccggcatagcatctgcaaagaaaaaaataaaacaagttagCAAAAACACCGGACAGAAGAGGAAAGGCAGGGCGAAGGGACACGGCCTAACAACGCCCgagtctcctcgggagtccgacaagacaacaaagccttggtattaataggccgctgctccacAACCGGCACACCATTCTCGTCCAACACGGGACTCCCATTCTTCGTCACCCACTGGGACATAGTAAAGCTGTCTACGTATTTGCAGAGGACCGAATATGACTCTGTGTCCTGCTCGTCCAGATCTCCATCCTCCCAAACGTAATGTTTCGGGGGAGATGAGAAGTgacctttccaccagaaaaacgggaaTCTCGTGCAAAATTCCCTTGCTACCTGCCCGTCCTCACCCCTCACTATCTCCCCGTCGGCGTCACGATGGACCACGGAATCCGACACATCATAGTAAGCCGTCGGGCTGATCGGACGGACGACAAAGTACCGGTCCTTGAAGCCTTTTACAGAGTCAGTATACATCCCGAAGAGTTTCCGCTCGGCATTTCTGAACGAGACCCAGCTATATCGCCCGTCTGCCGCCTGCCTTTGGACACGAAAACACCGGCCGAATAATGCGGTCGTGGCGCCAATACCCAAATAGTTACATACAATCTCGAATGCTCGCATAAAAGCAAAGGCATTCGGATGCAATTGGGACGGCGCCAAACCTAGAAACGCCATCATCGATTTCTGAAAGTCGGAGAAGGGCAATCGGAAGCCGAGCTCTTTGAACACATACTCGTACATCGCAAAGCCGTCCCCGTTGAACCGAGAGCAGATGCGCTCGTCCCGAGACGGGCACATCACTTGGTAATTCGGCGCTTCACCCTCTCCCAAAATCTCAATTTCTGTGAAGGCCCCGTCTAGAGACTCAGTGTATCGGGAAGTGACCGTTAAGGCTTCGTCGGCTATCCAGTCGAGCGCAACCGCGCATTCGTAGCTGAACAAGGGCATTGGGGAGACCCCTCCCTCGGTGTCAGAACCCGGAGAATCAGCACGGTCATTGTCGACCAGAGAGGGCGCGTTTTGATCCTCGATGATCTCTACATCGGAGCTAGTGGCCGTCGAGTCGTCCGACTCGCTACTCCATGAATCAGATTCCGAGCTGGACTCCGAGCTGGCGCTCGAATCAGAcccacctgcacgcagaagggagaaagtgaattcgacagttcatcaaatccacccttccaccgcaatgcaagcgaaagggtagagcaggagttgcggagcccccggctaaaccctCATCGAGGAAAGACGCCCGTCAGCCGGGGACTCACGAAATGACGTGACACGATAACGAAAAATCGTATCCGAACAGGCACGCCGGTCTAACACCAACATCATCTGGTCCACCGACCCACGCTAACCCCCGGGCTCCGCCTGGATAACCCGGGGAGGA contains the following coding sequences:
- the LOC131625352 gene encoding glucan endo-1,3-beta-glucosidase-like yields the protein FKGQKPQLSTTGFVLGSQATNAVDLPSPWSGRFWARTGCSNNNGKFSCDTADCASGQVECNGAGAIPPATLVEITVASNGGQDFYDVSNIDGFNVPMSVTPQGGSDDCETSSCHANINAVCPDELQVKGSDGSVIACQSACLKFNTDEYCCRGSHNTAATCPPSNYATIFKNQCPDAYSYAYDDKTGTFTCFGGSSFTITLCP
- the LOC131625351 gene encoding thaumatin-like protein 1b, whose product is MAITRLALFLSFAFLFYVVGGAKVTFTNKCGYTVWPGTLTGGQKPQLSTTGFVLGSQATNAVDLPSPWSGRFWARTGCSNNNGKFSCDTADCASGQVECNGAGAIPPATLVEITVASNGGQDFYDVSNIDGFNVPMSVTPQGGSDDCETSSCHANINAVCPDELQVKGSDGSVIACQSACLKFNTDEYCCRGSHNTAATCPPSNYATIFKNQCPDAYSYAYDDKTGTFTCNGGPSYAITFCP